TCTTTCCTGCAATAATCATCGACACATTTGTATCGTTGATCGTCACTTAACGTTTTTTAACCATAAGACTTGCTATTATTGATCAAGCTCTTCACGATGAGCGTCATAATTTGATCACTTAAAAATAGCAATGTTATGGAACGCAAAAATTTCATCAGATCACTTTCTCTTCTGGCAGCATCCTCTCCGCTGCTGGTCAATGGCTGTAAAAAAGATTCATCTTTAACAGAGGAAACAAATACAGGTGCAAGCGATGTCCCAGTCAGTACTTCCTGTAAAGTAACCCCTCAGGAGACTGAAGGTCCGTTTCCGACTAAAAGTCCTGCCTCTTATATACGCCGTGACATACGCAAAGGAGACGGACTCGGAGTAGACATGCAGACTAATATCAGTATTGTCAACACCAACAATAGTTGTAATCCTCTTTCAGATGCTATTGTTGATATCTGGCACTGCGATGTAAAAGGAGATTATTCCGAATACGGCGGTACCCAGATGCAGTCTGCCAACTATCAGAATCAACATTGGTTTCGGGGACGCCAGATCACGGATGTCAATGGTCTTGTGACTTTTCAAACTATCTTTCCGGGCTGGTATCAGGGAAGAGCAACTCATATTCATGTACATGTGTACAACAGTAGTGGCAAATCATTATTGGTTACGCAGATTGCTTTTCAGGATAGTCTCTCCGTGTCCGTCAACACCAATGGAAGTAACTATGGATATACTAAGGGCATAAGTGGATATACCTATAATGCGAAGGATAATGTTTTCAGCGATGGGGTAGATCAGGAAATGTCTACTGTTACCGGAACCCTGTCTGAAGGAATGCAGCTGGCTATTACGATAAGGGTAAGTGCATAATATAAATGGGAAAAATCAGAAAAATACAGTTTTCATATCGCAAGATTATAGATTCTCAACATACCGGAGTCTGGGAAAAGATGGTACTGGAGAGTGCATTTATGGAATACAGGCTGCAGTTTCAGAATTACGACAGATCGGGATTGTATACCACCTATTCCGATCTGCTTCTCCAATACCCTGACGCTAAGAGATTACCCTATCTTGTCAGTGGTGCAATTATAGGATATTTGTCTCAGCTGAAAGAAATAATACCTGATATCATCGATAATCAGGGTGTACGTATTCTACATTTTGAACGTTTCCATCTCGAAATTCTTCAGGCTGATATGCAACATTTTCATTCTTTTAAGATTGCCATAACCTTTTTCTCTGAAACATTTCAATGGCACGATAGTATTGCAGATATGATGCTTATCAGTTCGGATCAACAGACTTCACCGGTATATCACACACACTTAATACGGATACAACCCTATCTCACTATTACACACCTTCATCTGGCGGATCATGATTAATAACATCAGCTTACATATTGCAGACAGCAGACAACACTATGAGAATCCTGAAATCCGTATATTGAGCAGGTCGGATCCTCATATATGGAAAGACTGCTCTTTAGCGGCTGGAATACATTACAACACGAGATTACAGAAAAACTATTATCATCTATTTATCCCTATATACGGGGATCTGCAGATTTACAGCGATAATCAGATCAGTCAGATCAATATTGGCCAGGTCTTGCTCCTTTCAACAGATCATACCGGAAAGTTAGATCTAATGAATATGGAAGCACAGGAAAAAACAAATTTTATACACCTGATCATTCCAAAAGAGGATAAAACTGAAGCAATAGCTCCATGGCAGGAAATATATACAGTTCAACTTTCGGATACGCCGAATTCGTGGTTAAAAGCAGAATTCACGCAGCCCATACCGTTCGCGATTTCTCTTGGGGCTTTTTATAGTGGTCAAACGTTTAATTATGATTTTAACGTCTTCTTTAGCAACCACCTGATTTCAGTTATCGATGGTGCTTTTGAAATAGAAGACCGGATCGTATACGATGGAGACATGCTACACATGCGGGAACTTTTACAAATGGAAATAGAATCGCTAACTCCCTATACCGTGGGCATTATGCTGGAATGGTGACAAACACGGAACTTCTGTAAGCATGAATAATTGGTATTTTCACCTTTATTCATTAGTTTTGAGAAAAGTATACATATGAACAGAAAGAGTAGTCTTCCTCCTCCTACCCCTTAATATTTAACAGATACGTAGATTATACAGATTGCGGATAGGCTGATTGGCATATATGTTATAATCTGATTTTAGTTATTTATTAATTTTTATACCCCTGTTCTTCTGGGACAGGAAGACAATTCTTTTATGAAAAAATCATATCTGGTATTACATTTTGCTGTAATACTTGCAGGTTTTACCGGCATATTCGGAAAACTTATAGCTGTCAATGAAGGCCTTTTGGTCTGGTACAGAGTTTTATTCTCCGCTATTATCCTTTGGATGATCTTATCCCTATTCAAGGTTCCAAGGCATATCACTACGAAAGAAAAATTTGATATTGCCAAAATCGGAATGTTCATTACGATGCATTGGGTGTTTTTTTATGCCAGCATCAAATACTCAAATATTTCAGTAGGCGTAGTTTGTTATTGTTTAACCAGTTTCTTCACTGCCGTATTTGACCCGCTAATCAACCGTCGTAAATTCAATGTGAATGAATTACTCTTAAGTGTACTGACATTAGCAGGAATAGCTTTAATCTTTCATTTCGATTCATCTTATCAGTTAGGAATAGCCCTGGGAATTATTTCGTCTGCTTTTGCAGCTCTGTATACATTATTCAATGAGCGTATTGTAAAAAAGTATGACAGCAGACTCATCAATTACTACCAAATGATCGGAGGAACTATAGGATTAGGAATATTGATGCCTTTTTATCTGTATATATTTCCTGTAGAAACTGTCTTTCCGGATTGGAGAGACATCGGATATCTCCTGTTACTGGCATCCTTCTGTACCGTTGGTCTTTATATCTTATTTGCAGAATCGCTTAAAAAAATACCTGCCTTTACTGTAAATTTAAGTTTCAATCTCGAACCTGTTTACGCAATTATACTGGCCTTTCTGTTTTTTGATGAAAGTAAGGAATTAAACCTCTTCTTTTACATTGGATTACTGCTGGTAATGACTTCTGTAGTCTTGCAAACCATCGCATCCTTAAAAAAATCCAACTAAAATAATCTCTGACGAATCGTGTTTGCTCTGAAAAAGGTGAATTTACGGTTCGTCAGTTTTTCCACTTCCAAAATCCTCACATCCATATGCTCCATGCACAGGCAGCGTAATATTTAGTATAAAATGTAAGGATTCCCCGATACTGCTATATACGGGTTATCCCTCCTTCCCGGGAATAGCAGTTTTATCGGGGAATATGTATTCCTCACATATAAGGGATCAAAAAAGATAACTCATTCTGAATAAAGAGAGTCTCCCGTTGAGCGGATATCTTGAAATGCTTTCCTGCACAGCACTGATGGAATAAGACTCATACATTTTGATATTGCTCAGGTTGCGCATCTCCAGCTCAAATTCCATTTTCCATTTCGGAACTTTATACCGGATATTCATATCTAGAAAAGTATTTTGAATGCTTTTCAGATTGGTCTGTTCCAATTTTCTATGCGCCACACTTCCTTTGACAAAAAAATTGAAGAAAGGCACATACGTCATGCTCAGATTATTCACCCATAACTGGTTTTTTGAGTCAAACGCTGATGCTGCAGCCAATTCTTCATCGACTGTATTTTTGGACATTGTCCATACACTTTTATAGCTTAGTGTTACCCCCTGAATACCTTTAAATTCAACGGTTGGCTCCACAATCAGTTCTGCATTCTGGTAGGGTAGCAACTGTGCATTCAGCAGCTGATTGTAATGTGTAATGTTATACGCTGATTTGAACGATGTAGAAGTCTTCAGTTCGGAAAAGTACTTGCTAATACCTACATTGGAGTTCAGCGTATTCATCTTATTTTTAAGCGGAATAAAAACAGACTGGATTCCTGAAGGTGTCAGATTCCGGGAAACAATATTATTGGCATTCATCTGCGAATAAGAAAGAGAGGCATTCATATAGAGCATTTCCAAAGGACGCTGAAAACTGTAATCTATTGTCATATTCTGCTGTTTACGTATATCAAAACGTGCATCATTGGCAATCAGGTCTCTGAAATTGACCAAGATTTTCCCTTTGTATATGTTATCTATTGCTCCCGTTACATTCCGTAATGCATAGGAAAGGTTAATGTAATCTTTATTATATACGTATTGTTTAAAAGAAGCTATAGGATTAAAGAAAATACGATTTTCCACATCACGAAAATCAAAATTAGGATCCGCCAGATTCCACCTTCCGTATTGAACCGGTAATCTCACCTGAAATTCAGATTTTTTGATTTTTGCATTCCACGTTCCTGATAATTCAACAACATTCTCTTTCCATCTGAACGTATTGTCAACAAATCCGGTGACGGGTCTGATCTGTTCATCCAGATCTGCCAGTCGCAGATCGGATTCCAGCCGTATATCTTTATATTGGTAGTCTACTTTATACTCCTGATTTATAAAGCGTCCGGGTACTGTATAACTTGCTCCTGTATGGAATGACAACTCGGGTGTATTTACCTGTTGCCGCACTTCTTTGTAAGGATTATCTGCATTCAGAATATCAGTCATAATACCCGGAGAAACACTAAGATTTTCCTTATGACGGCCTGCAAAAACATTACTGTAAACAGTCAGTACATGTTTATTCCGGAGCTTTGGCATATATTCCAGACTATTACTGAACCGGTAGGACTGATCCCGGTCCTGCTGAAAAAAATCGTTGTTATTATTTGTTATAAAAGAGTTATCTCTTAAACTTCCGGCTTTGAATGCCAGATAATCTTTGAAAAAGTAATTATCCGTGTTTGACTCCAGCCCCAGGCTGATATGCCCGTACATGGATCTGGACTTTGTTTCTATACGATCATCGTAACTGATCAGCTGATCGTCAATTCTGTAATTCTGCAGAATACTGCTCTGTCTGTTGACACGATCTCCCCAAAGATTGACATTATTCTTCAGTTGCCAGTTTTTGTTTAGATTATATAAGTTATTCAGATTGACGGCCAACGAGTGATTTTTATTATACCTGTTTAGAGGTATAGCAGGACTGCC
The Sphingobacterium spiritivorum genome window above contains:
- a CDS encoding intradiol ring-cleavage dioxygenase encodes the protein MERKNFIRSLSLLAASSPLLVNGCKKDSSLTEETNTGASDVPVSTSCKVTPQETEGPFPTKSPASYIRRDIRKGDGLGVDMQTNISIVNTNNSCNPLSDAIVDIWHCDVKGDYSEYGGTQMQSANYQNQHWFRGRQITDVNGLVTFQTIFPGWYQGRATHIHVHVYNSSGKSLLVTQIAFQDSLSVSVNTNGSNYGYTKGISGYTYNAKDNVFSDGVDQEMSTVTGTLSEGMQLAITIRVSA
- a CDS encoding TonB-dependent receptor gives rise to the protein MRSIILIIISLLVLNQKVYSQQYAEGSVRNSTGAMIPYVTVSLMDANQKVIKSLRADSKGHFKIEIAKELNRDSLFLEFKHIAYVTQHIALSSPSAVYAVKMIDKPISLDEVQVKSKPRIRQNGDTTTYKMGSFTSAEDRNIGDAIRRMPGMEVDDAGVIKYNGRTVSNMYIDGDDLLNEGYGIGTRTIKPQMIEDLEVIQGHEHRKVKQGLSKSDEVAINLKVKEDAKLKWSGQVRLGAGLPYGVETDNNAMTFNKKFKTLNNLQGNTVGDDMAKEVTATHSFDLTSATSAGSPAIPLNRYNKNHSLAVNLNNLYNLNKNWQLKNNVNLWGDRVNRQSSILQNYRIDDQLISYDDRIETKSRSMYGHISLGLESNTDNYFFKDYLAFKAGSLRDNSFITNNNNDFFQQDRDQSYRFSNSLEYMPKLRNKHVLTVYSNVFAGRHKENLSVSPGIMTDILNADNPYKEVRQQVNTPELSFHTGASYTVPGRFINQEYKVDYQYKDIRLESDLRLADLDEQIRPVTGFVDNTFRWKENVVELSGTWNAKIKKSEFQVRLPVQYGRWNLADPNFDFRDVENRIFFNPIASFKQYVYNKDYINLSYALRNVTGAIDNIYKGKILVNFRDLIANDARFDIRKQQNMTIDYSFQRPLEMLYMNASLSYSQMNANNIVSRNLTPSGIQSVFIPLKNKMNTLNSNVGISKYFSELKTSTSFKSAYNITHYNQLLNAQLLPYQNAELIVEPTVEFKGIQGVTLSYKSVWTMSKNTVDEELAAASAFDSKNQLWVNNLSMTYVPFFNFFVKGSVAHRKLEQTNLKSIQNTFLDMNIRYKVPKWKMEFELEMRNLSNIKMYESYSISAVQESISRYPLNGRLSLFRMSYLF
- a CDS encoding DMT family transporter; translation: MKKSYLVLHFAVILAGFTGIFGKLIAVNEGLLVWYRVLFSAIILWMILSLFKVPRHITTKEKFDIAKIGMFITMHWVFFYASIKYSNISVGVVCYCLTSFFTAVFDPLINRRKFNVNELLLSVLTLAGIALIFHFDSSYQLGIALGIISSAFAALYTLFNERIVKKYDSRLINYYQMIGGTIGLGILMPFYLYIFPVETVFPDWRDIGYLLLLASFCTVGLYILFAESLKKIPAFTVNLSFNLEPVYAIILAFLFFDESKELNLFFYIGLLLVMTSVVLQTIASLKKSN